The genomic window TCCAGGATTACAAAGAGGTCGTTCAAAATCCTTAAGCGGAAGAATCTTGCGAAGATTCCGTGATGCCAGTCGTGAAAGAAACAGTGATGAATCGGGTGCTACACCCAAGCGTAGACAATCCCAGCGTGAAACAAAATCTGGAGACAGGACTCGTAATCAAACACGGAAAAAGAGGTACACCCCTCTTATCAATTTCGCAGAGTTTGATCCACAGTTGTACCCAACTGAATGTGAGGAAGATATACAGCGTGCAATCAGGGAAAAGGAAATTCAACAAGGCGTAGACCCGCCACCTGGTTTCCAGCCACAGTACTCTGATAGCGATGAGACTAGTAGTAGTAGTTCCATCAGCCCATCTTTAGAGACTTGTCATCATTGCCCTCCTATTTTAAAAGCACGGGCTAAATCTCCGCAATCTTCAATTCATGTTCCAAAAGATCCAAGTACAGCCCCTTACCCCCAGTTATCAAAAGTGGTAcctgaagaaatgaaagaggaacTGATCAATCCTTCAGTTACTGCAACCAGTACAACCGAAGTGACATATATGACTCCTCAAGCACATACACAAGTAGACTATTTGCACTGTCTGGTTCCAGATCAACAGAAGATCATGAATTCGTGTTTTTACTGGGGAAAGATAGACAGATATGAAGCAGACGAGATATTGGAGAACAAACCTGAAGGAACTTTCTTATTACGAGATAGCTCACAGGAGGAGTTCCTCTTTTCAGTTAGCTTCAGGCGATACGGTCGAACTTTACATGCGAGAATTGAACAGTGGAATCATAAATTCAGCTTTGATGCGCATGATCCTAGCGCTTACTCATGCCATACAATCTGGACTATTAGAACATTACAAAGACCCCAACTACTGCATGTTTTTTGAACCAATGTTGACAATTCCTCTTCCTCGCACTAACCCACCAACGCTTCAGGAGTTGGCACGTTCAGTCATCTGTTCGCAAACAACGTATGATGGCGTTCATTACCTGGAGCTGCCACGCGTGTTAAAAGACTATCTGAAGGAGTATCATTACAAACAGAAGGTTTGCGTACGGCAAATTAACAACCATCCCGAGTCGCCATCTCCAAAATTTGTGTACAAGAATGTAAGCAACACATGTATCTCTAGGTCTTAACTAATATGAACCACTGGTCTATTAAATTACTAATTTATCTTGTTGTGTACTTATGTTATGGGCTTAAAATTAATTAACTTGGTCAATAAATATGAAACCACATTtctacaaaattaaaaacattacaCTATATAATATTGTAATGTTTCAATATTGTTGTGTAGATCAGAGATCAATTCAGTGTGCCCCtccaaaatactaatattttttataataactGCATGTAATCATGTTCCCCATACATGTAGATCTTCACAGCTGATATTGTGTAGTACATTGTAcatttgtatttcacaccttgacAGAAAATCAAAGGAAATGTTCCATTCATAGCAATCGTAAAATGCACTCAGTTTTTACAGTCTATGCTTGCCTTTGGAAGAAGCTCATACTCATAGTAAATTTTTTAATTGACTCATTTTGATCCAATCCTGGGTGTAATAACAAAAAAAGATTCTTCTGGAACTAATTGAAGAAGATCAAAATTGTATACAATATTATGTACATGTGCATATCATGCTACTTTTTACATTCCAAGTTAACCAAATCTTGGCATTTAATAGGGCATGTTTGGGTATTCCTTTGGCACTCTGACAAGTAACAAACTTGATAAAAACATGATGGAATGTGGAGAAAGTCTGTGCAGATTATGCTAAACTAATTTACCCAGATCTTAATTCTATTTACTCAAAGAATTTGTATTTAATGTAAGTGTTTTTTAAACTTCATTTGTTGattttaactattttttacaatacaaatcatctacataaaaatttttgaacaagTATTTCAACTTTAATGTAGTACATTATTACTTGCTTTGAACCTTGTTTCATTGTGGGACATAATAATACATTTGCATAATATGTGTACATGTATTAAGAAAATGTAGAATCAAAGTATCAGTCACTGAGcattgatttccattttttaattgtCACTTTGCATGGATGGACACAAAATGAAGTAAAGTTTTTGACTGAGTCTGTACTGTGAAGCAAAAATGGTTTTGGAAATTGGTACCAATTACTTTGTCAATAACTTCTTTCACAAATATGAATTTGCGATAATTTTTTGCAGACTTTGCGGAAATGAATTGTATTAATCTCCACGTCACATCAGTCTATTGATCAGAGTGCAATCACACAAAGCTTCAACGTTTTATTTGTCAGAACTTGTCTCGGAACTTTATTTTGTGACCAACTGATTTGTCAGTTGACAGaatctaaaacaaacaaatttcatTGATAAGGTTGTATTTGAGACTATCAGACCCGTCCAATGTTTGTTGTTCCGCTCCTAATTCAACATAGGTTCTCAATATGGTGACTGTATCTGGGCAATAAAGGCGACCTAATCAAATGTTAGCACTAGTTGATTTGGTTATGTCGCCTTTATCTCACCAATATTAATTCTGATTGGCCCTATCTAACTTAATGACCCTAATTACACCTTTTCTTCCAGAAACAATATTGGAGCAAATAAAATTGAGTATCAAAATACCAAGCTCATGGGAAGAGATTGCGAAATTTTGTTCCAACATCTAAATTGTACAGTTCCACCCATTTTCTGTTAGGGAAGAGGATCAATTTTGCTgtaacaaaatcacaaaaaaaaattgtattggcATAGACTGAGCACAAAAAACGGTTACAGGTCAAGCAGTACTAAATCCTAAGAATGTTTTCACAGTGGATTTGGCTCATGTCGGGCCAGGTCGCACACACACGCACCCATAAGTACATGCACACATGTGTACATGCTTCAAAAAATGTATGCCTGATCAACTTGTCTATACTATAGCCCTTTCTCTAATAATCGTTTCTCCTCGGGAAGTGAGTGGGGGTCCATCTCACTAGAACAAAAGCTTTCATTTGCTCCTATAAAAGTACCACAAGGCAACTTTTTCATGTACTTGTTGTTATGTATACAATAATAACCCTTGAGGGAATCATGGCATATAATGATTGCCTAAAGAAATGTTGCCTTGGTTTGAACACATGACATGGTGTGGAATAACAAAAGAGTGAACAAAGTTTCTGTTAACAGGAAACTGCTGTGCTTCCTTATTATCCTGTGGTTATAAATAATGCAACCCTTAAAATAGATGTCCATGAATGAGTTTGGGCAGAAAATGTTCGTATTATCCACTCTTTGATTTAGATATAAATGTGCTCTCAATCTCGatgtccacaaaaaatactgtgcaaacgttgctatccgatcctttTTAATTGACTGAATTGTGCAAAATATcaagaaagtataaagaaaaaaaCAACCATGTCTGTTCAAACTTCTTTAAAATTAGAAGTTGTATAATATGCTGAGACTAACTACATAGGCTCAGGCAACAGGCATTATGTACACATGTCAGACATTTGTAAAATATTAATGAATTGTGAATTACAATTTTCTTGaggaaaataacaaacaaaaacgaGTGGCATGATTCTCTTTCAAACAAAAGATTGGTGAATAGCACATCGATGAGAGGTACAAAGaaatgtaatattattttgtttaaatgaacCTGACCTGTTTTCAAAAATAATGGAACAAAAACACAAATTTCCTTCCTGCATTGCTATCTGGTTATTCATTGATCGTTTTATTGAATAGGTTGAAGTTTAAGTAGACCTCAAACTGTCACTACATCATGTAGTGAAAACATGCAGGAATGTACGCTTTCAATAAAACTGTTGCACAAAAATCAGGAGTAGCATTCCCTTGTGCGCCATTTGGAATTGAACAGGAAGTATGGCATTTTCCCCCTCAAGTAAAGGGAAAAGAAGGAAGACCCACTTTTTCATCCCCAGCCAAGAGTATGTTTTGGTTGACCTTATGAGCTCAGCATTATCTTACCGGAAATATGATTTGAAAAACATTCTGTGCCTGTgtttacatttattattattatctatatgGAGTATGTGACATTATCTGAGTTTGACATTAAATGTTCGTTCTGATCACTTCAATCAAACATGAATTAGATTTGATTGAGGAGTACCTCTCTTGAGAggttttattttggggttaataCATAGTTAATGCCTGTCAGCAAATGGTAAAAACATCAGTGGAAttgatcaaaacatcaaaattcaaTTGTCTTTtaactgttttcaacactttgTCAAACTTGTTTTTCAGTGTTGTTGCAACATGTTtccaaaattgaaaaatcatATTAAACCATCATCATATGATTGAATTCAGAAACCATATGTTTAATCCTATTTttcaatgtgaaaaatataacatcttattgatataggcctacatataatgtATGATCATGTCACATCAGTAACATTCCTATTTAAAAAAGCACTTCTCAAATGCAGTTCTAGTTTATATTGTATGTCCATTTATTGTCCGGCCTAATCCTTCCTGTTCACAAGATGCATTAATTATAGGCAAGTGAGGTACTTCAAGAAAGAAGTACATGTATCATCTTGACCATTTTCAGTGTTCAATGGTAGTATTGTCATTTATGTATGGTAACTTGATCATAAATCAGCATAATTGGGGCACTGTTCTTGACAACATTTGAAAACAATGACATCAGATTATTCTGGTGAATGTTTTATTGAATTTGTTAAGCTGATAACATGATACAAAAAGAATTGATTTATAACTGTTGTTAAGTATGTGACTAGACCTACTACAAGTGGCAAGTGCTTCCTGTTTTGATGTAGGAAGCCAATATTTTATTGATCAGGTTTAGCTGCATCATTGATTGTCTGCAACATTCTATGTGTATGGCCCCAGTTGTGTCATGTAGGGGATTCCACCTGTACACCTGTTGAGAATGAATGCTTGGAATGGGTTATAGCTCAATGGTTATGGCATTCTCAATTATTGTCCAACCTCAAGACTATTCAGAAGTGTGTGCAATGAAAGTAACTGCATGTCAAAAATAGTGCATAATTTTGGCACTGTCATTTTGAAATATAGGGACTAGGCATAGAAGAGTTTAGGCCACTGCTACACCGATACATTGCATTTATATCATGCGTACTGTATccatccatttaaaatctatgatccATCCTACCAAAATCATAATCAAGTTCCCCAAACTGGTCTTAATTTTAAAAACTTAAGATTGATAAGTCATACATGCATTATGAAGTCCAATAGGCATTGTACACTATGCAAATtatggggtcaaaagtcattgtCATGCTCAGATGGAGGGATATCACCCATGTACAAGTCAGGACACGCCTCGTGTCATTGTTGAAGTGATCTTGCTGACCGGTATTACTGGCTGCTGAGATTATGCGAAAGCATTAATCAATCAATTGGGAAATTGTTTGTCGGGATGAAATTTCATGGAGGAGGTAACTTGTAATCGGCCAATGTCCAAATTTCATGTGGTAATCATTGACTTGATAAAGTCCCCAAATGAAAAAGTTCATAATGTTTTTATAAATTGAGACAAGAATATGAAATTATGGATACATTGCACTGATTGTGTTaaacagggttcgatttactttgaaaaatgtgcGTACCGTAGCAATTTTTTAGTGAAAACCTTTAGATGTTCTTACAATAttagcatacatgtatgtttacattgtaaaacatTGCTATACAAACTGAAATTTATGTaccaggttgtccaaaatggggagcattttgctccacgagtaccacgacacaagttaaatcgaaccctggtgTTAAAACTATGTTGTATTGTGGATTTGTGTACACATACAAATCCCAACTTTtaatgtgtacatacatgtatataaacatgTGGCCTGCATAGTACACTGAAATTGCATAAGTTCTTATTCTTGTCTCATATACTACACAAAACATGCATGTAGCGAATATGAAATGTTGCAGAAAAATCCAGCACATTGGACTCCAGTACCATTAGTTCGAGAGTGTCAAGAAGTACAAGTACATGTAGGAGAGTAAAACATTGTGTTTGGTTGTCAATGTAATTTCACATATTTGTGTATGTATTTCATGACATGGAACCTTAACCCCCATTACCACAAAGCATGATATTATAATTGAAATGGGAGggggaacttttttttttatcctatCATGTTGTTTTATCAAACTGGATGAACAGCTGTTATGTGGGATAGAAAATGAAGATTGTCCCATTGATACCATTTGATTCTATCATTTGTCCCTTTTCTAAATGCCTGTAATAATCAGCAGTTATTATCAATAAGTACCATTGAATAGCCTATCTGATCATTTCTTAGGGAAAATCATGGTAAGCATTTTATATTAATTATGCAGCACTTTTTCTGTGGGTGAGTGCAACATTTACAATACTAACCATCCAATGCAATGAGGCGTTACTATTGTTGAGCTTCTCCTGTTACCCTTTGTTCAAAGGGCATGATTCTAGGAGACTGTGTGGGTGTCCACTACTTTTTTCCTCCGTTGCCATTTTTCTGCTTCATAGATTCTTCATAATCCAAGTTCCTGTTTAGACAAAATCTTGTCAATGTCAACCATATGGCATGATTTCAATCCACAAAATGGAGAAAAAACTGGGGTGGATCAACTTGAAAGAGTATAAGTCTTGTGTCAGTGGTTCTTAATGCACTTGAATGAAACTGATGGTCTCATAATGAGATATGATGTGTTTGTATGTATGAATGCCATCATGGTAGCTAATACTATAGAATATTTttataaacattgaaatataCTGTACAGAACCATAATGATAGTGCTTattgtaaatgtgatatcaaaaataATGTACAAAATCCAACTCtgatatttgtaatatattgtaaatagaAAGTATTTAAAAAAGTTGCAATTACCTGTTACCAAGAGTTGTAAATCATATGATTTTACCTACTGGCTATATTATATCACTTCTTGTGCATATGTGTAACTTTAAAAAAGTGTTCTTATGAaaagacatacatgtataaatgtttcatttattttctttgctTCAATGTTTTCATCTTTGAAAGTTAAAGAAAAAGTTTTTTGTAAAGCTAGCTGGTTTAGCTTTTCctcattttatgtattttattttggcCAGCAGCAGCATCACTGCAGCATGTAAATGAGGtgtacagtccaacctcccttatccggacctcttttatatgaaTCACCACTCTGTTATCCAGATTCCAGACATGTGATCTTATGCTTTTAGTGGCATATAACACTCATACCATCTTTTTGAGCAACCTTTTGCTTATAAATTTTAGCACTTCAGATATTCAATGCAAagttacattgtacatgtacttcacTTATCCAGATTATCACTTatggccggataagagaggtttgACTGTAATATTAAATCATTCAGAATTGGAGATGACAAACAAATTGTAAGAAGAGAATGCTTTTggtttttattttcttcatttcagttaTTACAAGTattgttaatttattcatttGAAAAGTTTGCGAGAACAAATGGTAAACTTATTTAGATACCACACCAGTAAACCATTAAGACAATTTGTCAGTTTTGTTAAAatgcaaattaattatgcaaaatttttaaaaagaaataaaattgacTTTTGTGATGGCacattcaataataataataaccatgAAAATTGCATTGTGTTAtaatcattcttttatttttaaagGTAACATTTTATAATTTATACAATATGCCACTCAGTTTTAGGTATTTTGTATCAGCAATTAAATTGTATAAATGTTGAATAAATGAATGCAATTCATGAATCTACTACATGCAGTTTTGAATATGAATTTGGAATGGTATATAGCAAGTACCAGTATGCTCATCAATTGTCATTTCAAAGTTGGAGCTTCATATTATATTTTGTAGTATCAGCAATTTTCAATATCAGCTCCTTTCTAACATTTATTGATTGTAATGTAAGCAATTTGATGTGAAGCATTTCACATGATAATTTGCTGCATACATTGTACTTGTACAATTCCAGGTTTGTATCAATATATCCTGAATACATTCCATCTTTCTCATAAAAAGTTGAAAGTGTCTGAGCATGAAATATCAATGTCACTATGTCAGTTTTATAGCCATTGGACATCATTTTGGAATTTCATACAATAGAAATGTGTGCATTCATTGAGAAGGCAATGTTGACCTCTTTGTGTCTTCAGTTAATTCTTgaattattttaatatatatatgtgCCATTGTTATGCAATTTCACTCTCGAGATTCAAATTTGCATACCTTCAATGAAACTTTTAAATTTCCCTTGCTAAATCCAACTTGTAATGTATGCTGTATGCTAAAAGTGAAAACTTCAGCCAAAGTTGAAATTTCTGCTAAAAGTATTTCTGCTTAAAACTGTTACAACCAAAATTTGTAACCTTGAATGATAATATCATAATGTACACTTTGAACATGGTAGACTCAAATCGAATAATTTTTTGCCCTTAACTACACCGGCTCATTCAGCTTGAACCACAACTTGTTATGGCAACATTTTATTCCATAGTAATTCAATGAACATTGTGTTTTCATAATCATCAACCAGATCattgaattattttgtttaagTCAGGTGTGCAATAGTTACCCTCAGCTATTTTTGGGTCAGCGGTTCAAAACCAGTATCACAATCAAGAATCGCTGACTTAAAAATTGAACTGATAACAATTATTGGCAACTATTGGACACTCTTATTAATCActgttgttgttattttatttgttgttgttacaATGAAGATGAATAGGAAATCTTATgttgaaataaatatttaaacatgGCCAGCTATATTATATATCTGTGTATTGTTGTCTTTGATCATGTGTGTTAGAAAATATACATTAAGATTTGAAGGAGTGCTTGGCCATCCCAATctgaacatttttttgtttttaaaggggcattttgtgattctagcatcctctttttagggtaTGGTTAAATTGATATCCACAAAAGAACATAAGGATGCACCATTTGACTTTCAGGGGGGCtggaaggttttgaaaaaaaaactttccccactatGACTACAAAAATCTTTCCCCACTACAAAAAAAGAAATTTTCCCAACTTTGTGTCTAGGCAATACCTAGTGTAAAATAAAAACTTCCAGGGTGAAAATAATTGCCCGACCTTAACTTCTAGCCCAGAAGTCAAATGGTGTGTCCCTTATTTCCCAAATTTAAGTTTAAAGTTTGCGCTCAATACCAAGCTCATGGGAAGAGATTGCGAAATTTTGTTCCAACATCTAAATTGTACAGTTCCACCCATTTTCTGTTAGGGAAGAGGATCAATTTTGCTgtaacaaaatcacaaaaaaaaattgtattggcATAGACTGAGCACAAAAACGGTTACAGGTCAAGCAGTACTAAATCCTAAGAATGTTTTCACAGTGGATTTGGCTCATGTCGGGCCAGGTCGCACACACACGCACCCATAAGTACATGCACACATGTGTACATGCTTCAAAAAATGTATGCCTGATCAACTTGTCTATACTATAGCCCTTTCTCTAATAATCGTTTCTCCTCGGGAAGTGAGTGGGGGTCCATCTCACTAGAACAAAAGCTTTCATTTGCTCCTATAAAAGTACCACAAGGCAACTTTTTCATGTACTTGTTGTTATGTATACAATAATAACCCTTGAGGGGAATCATGGCATATAATGATTGCCTAAAGAAATGTTGCCTTGGTTTTAACACATGACATGGTGTGGAATAACAAAAGAGTGAACAAAGTTTCTGTTAACAGGAAACTGCTGTGCTTCCTTATTATCCTGTGGTTATAAATAATGCAACCCTTAAAATAGATGTCCATGAATGAGTTTGGGCAGAAAATGTTCGTATTATCCACTCTTTGATTTAGATATAAATGTGCTCTCAATCTCGatgtccacaaaaaatactgtgcaaacgttgctatccgatcctttTTAATTGACTGAATTGTGCAAAATATcaa from Amphiura filiformis chromosome 5, Afil_fr2py, whole genome shotgun sequence includes these protein-coding regions:
- the LOC140152067 gene encoding LOW QUALITY PROTEIN: suppressor of cytokine signaling 5-like (The sequence of the model RefSeq protein was modified relative to this genomic sequence to represent the inferred CDS: inserted 2 bases in 1 codon); translation: KTDFIPEAEKENENPKGADRKGQNKRRHRQSGLSRVASVIVSKFYPKERSKKPERQESKETDSESSSSSDSDSPGLQRGRSKSLSGRILRRFRDASRERNSDESGATPKRRQSQRETKSGDRTRNQTRKKRYTPLINFAEFDPQLYPTECEEDIQRAIREKEIQQGVDPPPGFQPQYSDSDETSSSSSISPSLETCHHCPPILKARAKSPQSSIHVPKDPSTAPYPQLSKVVPEEMKEELINPSVTATSTTEVTYMTPQAHTQVDYLHCLVPDQQKIMNSCFYWGKIDRYEADEILENKPEGTFLLRDSSQEEFLFSVSFRRYGRTLHARIEQWNHKFSFDAHDPSAYSCHTXSGLLEHYKDPNYCMFFEPMLTIPLPRTNPPTLQELARSVICSQTTYDGVHYLELPRVLKDYLKEYHYKQKVCVRQINNHPESPSPKFVYKNVSNTCISRS